In Cyanobium sp. WAJ14-Wanaka, a single genomic region encodes these proteins:
- a CDS encoding rhodanese-like domain-containing protein yields MASPQTIRPQELQQSLESGEPIQLVDVREMEELALARLPYPVLHLPLSQSEQWMGSLEEQLDRQRPVAVICHAGVRSWHFACWLMEQHGYEQVWNLQGGIDSWSVEVDRSVPRY; encoded by the coding sequence ATGGCCAGCCCCCAAACAATCCGGCCCCAGGAACTCCAGCAAAGCCTGGAGAGCGGTGAGCCCATCCAGCTGGTGGACGTCAGGGAGATGGAGGAGTTGGCCCTGGCCCGCCTCCCCTACCCGGTGCTGCACCTGCCCCTAAGCCAGTCGGAGCAATGGATGGGCAGTCTGGAGGAGCAGCTGGATCGGCAGCGACCGGTGGCCGTGATCTGCCATGCCGGGGTGCGCAGCTGGCATTTCGCCTGCTGGCTGATGGAGCAGCACGGCTACGAGCAGGTATGGAACCTGCAGGGCGGCATTGATTCCTGGAGCGTCGAAGTAGACCGCAGCGTGCCCCGCTACTAG
- a CDS encoding heat-inducible transcriptional repressor HrcA has product MAVRHYVDTVEPVGSGTLVRRFGLAASPATVRSAMGALEQRGLLTQPHTSAGRIPSQEGYRLFVDQLLPAPGAGALQLQRELLDLSLPWAALDDLLLHLGRRLADLTGLLSLITRPQRPEGQVQALRLVPRGDRLMVFVVGGAAASSHLNLPLAGHQPGDLAALERWVTDQLQGPSHKPIDWNNLPRQLGRPGALLRQALDAHAEAEQRHGAGAVATGLAGLLGQPEFSQTAQLRPLVELVEEAPQQLLQQGNVCIGAEHPHQALRQCAVVQASYRSGDGGLGHVALVGPMRMAYATARAAVASVAELLERLLA; this is encoded by the coding sequence ATGGCCGTGCGGCACTACGTGGACACGGTGGAACCGGTGGGCAGCGGCACCCTGGTGCGGCGCTTTGGGCTAGCCGCCAGCCCCGCCACGGTGCGTTCGGCGATGGGGGCCCTGGAACAACGGGGCCTACTCACCCAGCCCCATACCTCGGCGGGCCGGATCCCCAGCCAGGAGGGCTATCGCCTCTTTGTGGACCAGCTGCTGCCCGCCCCAGGAGCTGGAGCCCTGCAATTGCAGCGGGAATTGCTGGATCTGAGCCTGCCCTGGGCGGCCCTCGACGATCTACTACTGCACCTCGGCCGGCGCCTAGCCGACCTCACGGGCCTACTGAGCCTGATCACCAGGCCCCAGCGGCCTGAGGGCCAGGTGCAAGCCCTCAGGCTTGTTCCCAGGGGTGATCGGCTGATGGTGTTTGTGGTGGGAGGCGCCGCTGCCAGCAGCCATCTCAACCTGCCCCTAGCCGGCCACCAACCGGGTGATTTGGCCGCCCTGGAGCGCTGGGTTACGGACCAACTCCAGGGGCCATCGCACAAGCCGATCGACTGGAACAACCTGCCGCGCCAATTGGGCCGTCCCGGCGCCCTATTGCGCCAAGCCCTCGATGCCCACGCAGAGGCCGAACAGCGCCATGGGGCCGGGGCCGTGGCCACCGGCCTGGCGGGCCTACTGGGGCAGCCGGAATTCAGCCAAACGGCCCAGCTGAGGCCCTTGGTCGAACTGGTGGAGGAGGCACCCCAGCAGCTCCTCCAACAGGGAAATGTGTGCATTGGGGCAGAACATCCCCACCAGGCCCTGCGCCAGTGCGCCGTGGTTCAGGCCAGCTATCGCAGTGGCGATGGGGGCTTGGGCCATGTGGCCCTGGTGGGACCAATGCGGATGGCCTATGCCACCGCCCGGGCTGCGGTGGCCTCGGTGGCAGAGCTACTGGAGCGACTCCTGGCCTGA
- the trpB gene encoding tryptophan synthase subunit beta produces MTSTFPLTSVDPAALALDARPNSLGRYGQFGGQYVPETLIPALGELEQAAAEAWKDPAFTDRLNHLLRTYVGRPNPLYEAERLTEHYRRAEGGPRIWLKREDLNHTGAHKINNALGQALLALRMGKKRIIAETGAGQHGVATATVCARFGLDCVIYMGAEDMRRQALNVFRMRLLGARVQPVTAGTATLKDATSEAIRDWVTNVESTHYILGSVAGPHPFPMLVRDFHAVIGEETKRQCHEAFGRNPDVLVACVGGGSNAMGLFHPFVEDANVRLVGVEAAGDGVATGRHAATITEGRVGVLHGAMSLLLQDSEGQVQEAHSISAGLDYPGVGPEHSYLKTIGRAEYGAVTDAEALDALQLLCQLEGIIPALETAHAFAWLEKLCPTLAPGTELVLNLSGRGDKDVNTVAEKLGGSLMG; encoded by the coding sequence GTGACCAGCACCTTCCCCTTGACTTCCGTTGATCCGGCAGCCCTGGCCCTGGATGCCCGGCCCAACAGCCTCGGCCGCTATGGCCAGTTCGGCGGCCAATACGTTCCCGAAACCCTGATCCCGGCCCTGGGGGAGCTGGAGCAGGCCGCTGCGGAAGCCTGGAAGGATCCGGCCTTCACCGACCGGCTCAACCACCTGCTGCGCACCTATGTGGGGCGCCCCAATCCCCTCTATGAGGCGGAAAGGCTCACCGAGCATTACCGCCGCGCCGAGGGCGGGCCAAGGATCTGGCTGAAACGGGAAGACCTCAACCACACTGGTGCCCACAAGATCAACAACGCCCTGGGCCAGGCGCTGTTGGCCCTGCGCATGGGCAAAAAACGGATCATTGCCGAAACCGGTGCCGGCCAGCACGGCGTTGCCACAGCGACGGTCTGCGCCCGCTTCGGCCTGGATTGCGTCATTTACATGGGCGCAGAAGACATGCGCCGCCAGGCCCTGAACGTGTTCCGCATGCGCCTGCTGGGGGCCAGGGTGCAACCGGTGACCGCCGGCACCGCCACCCTCAAGGACGCCACCAGCGAAGCGATCCGCGACTGGGTGACCAACGTGGAGAGCACCCACTACATCCTCGGTTCGGTGGCCGGCCCCCATCCCTTCCCAATGCTGGTGCGCGATTTCCATGCCGTGATCGGCGAGGAAACCAAGCGCCAGTGCCATGAGGCCTTTGGCCGCAACCCCGATGTTTTAGTGGCCTGTGTGGGCGGTGGCTCCAATGCCATGGGCCTGTTCCACCCCTTCGTAGAGGATGCCAATGTGCGCCTGGTGGGGGTGGAAGCCGCAGGCGATGGCGTTGCCACCGGCCGCCATGCCGCCACGATCACCGAAGGCCGGGTGGGGGTGTTGCACGGCGCCATGAGCCTGCTGCTCCAGGACAGCGAAGGCCAGGTGCAGGAGGCCCACTCGATTAGCGCCGGCCTCGATTACCCCGGCGTGGGCCCCGAGCACAGCTACCTCAAAACGATCGGCCGGGCTGAATACGGCGCCGTCACCGATGCGGAGGCCCTCGATGCCCTCCAGCTGCTCTGCCAGCTTGAAGGGATCATCCCGGCCCTGGAAACGGCCCACGCCTTTGCCTGGCTGGAGAAGCTCTGCCCGACCCTGGCCCCTGGCACTGAGTTGGTGCTCAACCTGTCGGGTCGGGGCGATAAGGACGTCAACACTGTGGCCGAAAAGCTCGGCGGTTCCCTGATGGGCTGA
- a CDS encoding translation initiation factor, with translation MTKGGWQEFSNAESLKRPTAGGAGNGGAGGGLPKNQQRVRVQRTKTGKGGKLVTAISGLEAPEAELKTLLKQLKASAGTGGTLKDNLIELQGDQVALALNTLEQAGYRPKQAGG, from the coding sequence ATGACCAAGGGCGGCTGGCAGGAATTCAGCAATGCCGAGAGCCTGAAACGGCCCACGGCTGGGGGGGCTGGCAATGGTGGGGCTGGCGGCGGGCTGCCCAAAAACCAGCAGCGGGTGCGGGTGCAGCGCACCAAAACCGGCAAGGGCGGAAAGCTGGTGACAGCCATCAGCGGCCTGGAGGCCCCAGAGGCGGAACTCAAAACCCTGCTCAAACAGCTCAAGGCCAGCGCCGGTACCGGCGGCACCCTCAAAGACAACCTGATCGAATTGCAGGGCGACCAAGTGGCCCTGGCCCTTAACACCCTGGAGCAGGCGGGCTACCGGCCCAAGCAGGCAGGCGGCTGA
- the cysC gene encoding adenylyl-sulfate kinase — MTKSPYGELSNQGASTNIAWHHTSVDRQSLAERRGHRSAILWFTGLSGSGKSTLANAVNSALFERGLACYVLDGDNIRHGLCKDLGFSDADREENIRRIGEVSKLFLDAGVVVLTAFVSPFRADRDRARALVAEGDFIEIHCAADLGVCEQRDTKGLYAKARAGEIKEFTGISSPYEAPEQPELSIATGSQNLEECVAQVISHLVAKGIIPA, encoded by the coding sequence ATGACCAAGAGCCCCTACGGCGAGCTCAGCAACCAGGGTGCCTCCACCAACATCGCCTGGCACCACACCTCAGTGGATCGCCAAAGCCTGGCCGAGCGCCGGGGCCACCGCAGCGCCATCCTCTGGTTCACCGGCCTGAGTGGCTCCGGCAAAAGCACCCTGGCCAATGCGGTCAATTCAGCCCTATTTGAACGGGGTCTGGCCTGCTACGTGCTCGATGGCGACAACATCCGCCACGGCCTCTGCAAAGACCTGGGCTTCTCCGATGCCGACCGAGAAGAGAACATCCGCCGCATTGGCGAAGTGAGCAAGCTGTTTTTGGATGCGGGCGTGGTGGTGCTTACGGCCTTTGTGTCGCCCTTTAGGGCCGATCGCGACAGGGCCCGCGCCCTGGTGGCCGAGGGAGATTTCATCGAAATCCACTGCGCCGCGGACCTGGGGGTATGCGAGCAGCGCGACACCAAGGGGCTCTACGCCAAGGCCCGCGCCGGCGAAATCAAGGAATTCACGGGCATTTCCAGCCCCTACGAGGCCCCCGAACAGCCCGAGCTGAGCATTGCCACGGGCAGCCAAAACCTGGAGGAATGCGTGGCCCAGGTGATCTCCCACCTCGTAGCCAAAGGAATCATTCCCGCCTGA
- a CDS encoding AI-2E family transporter, protein MLERLVLPPWLKVGLALPLLVLNLWVLRQLLLPLAPFPALFLGAALIAFLLDIPSRWLQGRGFSKLLAIGLVLGVSLGLLALAAVWLVPRLVEQLGELLNALPGWLSEGELLLQKLQAWSASRGLPTDFGDISSALLTRTSQVASQVSQRLLGLLGATVGITVNTLIVAVLAIFLLLGGESIAAGLAQWLPPGARQLAVGTLSRTFRGYFAGQVLLALILSGAQILVFTLLGIPYGVLFAVAIGFTTLVPYASAVTIVAVSVLLALEDPRTGLEVLVAAISVGQVVDQVIQPRLMGSIVGLQPAWLLISLPLGARLGSLLGLGELLGLLLAVPVASCTKTFLDAWGNQLRRE, encoded by the coding sequence ATGCTTGAACGGCTTGTTCTACCGCCCTGGCTGAAGGTCGGCCTGGCCCTGCCCCTGCTGGTGCTCAACCTGTGGGTGCTGCGCCAGTTGTTGTTGCCCTTGGCGCCTTTCCCCGCGCTGTTTTTGGGTGCGGCATTGATTGCCTTTCTGCTGGACATACCCAGTCGCTGGTTGCAGGGTCGGGGCTTCTCCAAGCTGCTGGCCATTGGCCTGGTGCTGGGCGTGAGCCTGGGGCTGCTGGCCCTTGCTGCGGTATGGCTGGTGCCCCGGCTCGTTGAGCAACTGGGCGAGCTGCTCAATGCTTTGCCCGGTTGGCTTTCAGAGGGCGAACTGCTGCTGCAGAAGCTGCAGGCCTGGTCTGCCTCCCGCGGATTGCCCACCGATTTCGGGGACATCAGCAGTGCCCTGCTTACGCGCACAAGCCAGGTGGCGAGCCAGGTGAGCCAGCGCCTGCTGGGTCTTTTGGGGGCCACGGTGGGGATCACGGTCAACACCTTGATCGTGGCGGTGCTGGCTATTTTTCTGCTGCTGGGGGGCGAGTCGATCGCCGCTGGCCTAGCCCAATGGTTGCCCCCTGGCGCAAGGCAGTTGGCGGTTGGCACCTTGAGCCGCACCTTCCGGGGCTATTTCGCCGGCCAGGTGCTGTTGGCCCTGATCCTCAGCGGCGCCCAAATCCTGGTGTTCACCCTGTTGGGCATTCCCTACGGCGTTTTGTTTGCTGTGGCGATTGGCTTCACCACCCTGGTGCCCTATGCCAGCGCGGTCACGATCGTGGCCGTGAGTGTGCTTTTGGCCCTTGAGGATCCCCGCACGGGCCTGGAGGTGCTGGTGGCGGCGATCAGCGTGGGCCAGGTGGTGGACCAGGTGATCCAACCCCGGCTGATGGGCAGCATCGTGGGACTGCAGCCCGCCTGGCTGTTGATCAGCCTGCCCTTGGGGGCCAGGCTGGGCAGCCTGTTGGGGCTGGGGGAGCTCCTCGGGTTGCTGTTGGCGGTGCCGGTGGCCAGCTGCACCAAAACCTTCCTGGATGCCTGGGGCAACCAGCTCAGGCGGGAATGA
- the purE gene encoding 5-(carboxyamino)imidazole ribonucleotide mutase, producing MVAPATAPSGIAPAECLVAVVMGSDSDLPTMQPAVEILERFGVAAEVRVLSAHRTPLEMVEFAQQAAGRGLKVVIAGAGGAAHLPGMVASLTTLPVIGVPVQSRALAGVDSLHSIVQMPAGIPVATVAIGNGTNAGLLAVQILATARPELAAALTAYRADLHGQVRAKDSRLQQLGSHRYLEQMN from the coding sequence ATGGTTGCTCCTGCTACGGCCCCTTCCGGAATTGCCCCTGCTGAGTGCCTGGTGGCGGTTGTGATGGGCAGTGATTCCGATCTGCCCACCATGCAGCCGGCGGTGGAGATCTTGGAACGTTTTGGGGTGGCGGCTGAGGTGCGGGTGCTCTCTGCCCACCGCACGCCCTTGGAAATGGTCGAATTTGCCCAGCAGGCTGCCGGCCGCGGCCTCAAGGTGGTTATTGCCGGTGCCGGGGGCGCGGCCCACCTGCCCGGGATGGTGGCTTCGCTCACAACCCTGCCGGTGATTGGCGTACCAGTGCAGAGCAGGGCCCTTGCCGGGGTGGATTCGCTGCACTCAATCGTGCAAATGCCGGCTGGCATCCCCGTGGCCACCGTGGCCATCGGCAACGGCACCAATGCGGGCCTGTTGGCGGTGCAGATTTTGGCCACCGCCAGGCCAGAGCTTGCCGCCGCCCTCACTGCCTACCGCGCCGATCTCCATGGCCAGGTGCGCGCCAAGGACAGCCGACTGCAGCAGCTCGGCAGCCACCGCTACCTGGAGCAGATGAACTGA
- a CDS encoding N-acetylglucosamine-6-phosphate deacetylase — translation MRWLTNVRLPQAKRCSHGAQQLWRVGVDADGTISAVEPLPAGSVAAGIDWSGDWLSPAGVDLQINGGLGLAFPELTQADLPRLEELLETLWADGVEAICPTLVTCAVAPLRQALAVLAEARERHRPGRCQLLGAHLEGPFLEPSRRGAHPEAHLCAPSLEALAERIGGFEADIDLVTLAPELAGAAELIDALRSQGIVVSLGHSAANESQAEAAFAAGVGMVTHALNAMADMHRRAPGPVAAACLRDDVALGLIADGVHVAPSMALLLQRLAPGRLVLVSDALAPYGLADGEHRWDERVLLVHKGTCRLADGTLAGVTLPLLEGARRLAGWGCPAGQAIAAATLTPRQVLGDHRPAAEMLLGIPITETLRWHQDSSGLNWQRAAAAQKAAP, via the coding sequence ATGCGCTGGTTAACCAACGTGCGTTTGCCCCAGGCCAAGCGCTGTAGCCATGGAGCCCAGCAGCTCTGGCGGGTGGGCGTAGATGCGGACGGCACGATTTCGGCCGTGGAACCCCTGCCAGCGGGCAGCGTGGCAGCTGGGATCGATTGGAGCGGCGACTGGCTCAGTCCAGCCGGGGTGGATCTACAAATAAACGGCGGCCTTGGCCTGGCCTTTCCCGAGCTAACCCAAGCCGATCTGCCCCGCCTCGAGGAGCTGCTGGAAACCCTTTGGGCCGATGGGGTGGAAGCGATCTGCCCCACCCTGGTGACCTGCGCCGTGGCCCCCCTGCGCCAGGCCCTGGCGGTGCTTGCCGAAGCCCGAGAGCGCCACCGGCCGGGCCGGTGTCAGCTGCTGGGGGCCCACCTGGAAGGGCCCTTTCTGGAGCCCAGCCGGCGGGGCGCCCACCCGGAAGCTCACCTATGTGCTCCAAGCCTGGAGGCCCTCGCGGAGCGGATTGGGGGATTTGAAGCCGACATTGACCTGGTGACCCTGGCGCCAGAGCTGGCCGGTGCCGCCGAACTGATCGATGCCCTCAGATCCCAGGGCATCGTGGTGAGCCTGGGCCACAGCGCCGCCAACGAAAGCCAGGCCGAGGCGGCCTTTGCTGCAGGGGTTGGCATGGTGACCCACGCCCTTAATGCCATGGCCGACATGCACCGCAGAGCACCCGGCCCGGTGGCCGCAGCCTGCCTGCGGGACGACGTGGCCCTGGGGCTGATCGCCGATGGGGTGCACGTGGCTCCCTCCATGGCGCTGTTGCTGCAGCGACTGGCGCCGGGCCGGCTGGTGTTGGTGAGCGACGCCCTGGCCCCCTATGGGTTAGCCGATGGCGAACACCGCTGGGATGAAAGGGTTTTGCTGGTGCACAAGGGCACCTGCCGCCTGGCCGATGGCACCCTGGCCGGGGTGACCCTGCCCCTGCTGGAGGGAGCGCGGCGCCTGGCCGGGTGGGGCTGCCCAGCTGGCCAGGCGATTGCCGCTGCCACCCTGACTCCTCGGCAGGTGCTTGGCGATCACCGCCCAGCCGCTGAAATGCTTTTGGGGATCCCCATTACGGAAACCCTGCGCTGGCACCAAGACAGTTCGGGCCTCAACTGGCAGCGCGCTGCGGCCGCCCAAAAAGCAGCCCCTTAG
- the bchM gene encoding magnesium protoporphyrin IX methyltransferase, with translation MSTQAEQAAEKEVVKGYFESTGFDRWNRIYSTSDDVNRVQRNIRIGHQKTVDNVLAWLQEQGDLAGRSFCDAGCGVGSLSLPLAQLGAGSIAASDLSEAMAKEASRRAEAAGISPQQLSVIASDLEGLSGSYDTVICLDVFIHYPQQPAEAMVRHLASMAEKHLIVSFAPYTPLLAALKKIGELFPGPSKATRAYTLREKGILAAAAEAGFKPLRRSLNKAPFYFSRLIAFERN, from the coding sequence ATGAGCACCCAAGCCGAACAAGCTGCTGAGAAGGAGGTGGTGAAGGGGTATTTCGAGAGCACGGGTTTTGACCGCTGGAACCGCATCTACAGCACATCTGACGATGTCAACCGGGTGCAGCGCAACATCCGCATCGGCCACCAAAAGACCGTCGACAACGTGCTGGCCTGGCTACAGGAGCAGGGTGATTTGGCGGGCCGCAGCTTCTGTGATGCCGGTTGCGGCGTAGGCAGCCTCAGCTTGCCCTTAGCCCAACTGGGGGCCGGTTCGATCGCCGCCTCAGACCTGTCTGAGGCGATGGCAAAGGAAGCCTCGCGCCGGGCCGAAGCCGCCGGTATTAGCCCCCAGCAGCTCAGTGTGATCGCCTCTGATCTGGAGGGCCTCAGCGGCAGCTACGACACCGTGATCTGCCTGGATGTGTTCATCCACTACCCCCAGCAACCGGCCGAAGCCATGGTGCGCCATTTGGCCTCAATGGCCGAAAAGCACCTGATCGTCAGCTTTGCCCCCTACACCCCATTGCTGGCGGCGCTTAAAAAGATCGGCGAACTATTTCCAGGCCCCAGCAAGGCAACCCGGGCCTACACCCTCAGGGAGAAGGGAATCCTGGCCGCCGCTGCGGAGGCCGGCTTCAAACCCTTGCGCCGCAGCCTCAACAAGGCCCCCTTCTACTTTTCAAGGCTGATCGCCTTCGAGCGCAACTAG